A portion of the Eulemur rufifrons isolate Redbay chromosome 30, OSU_ERuf_1, whole genome shotgun sequence genome contains these proteins:
- the LOC138378831 gene encoding melanoma-associated antigen 8-like → MRKGLSVVTTLVCGLQLQVGTGKSPGLLGIIKGIQEPTVRPWSEAVSSGHRAEEAQAVPGVKVCGSPSPSSCPHSCLLSLTRAIMPPRRSQRIQRLQAQTEAQGLVGTQAPGGQEEGAAASSSTVTPGTLEEVAAATLSPQGACSSPTGLASNPEHHSNEGSITGEQEGLSTSQHPAVPASLPQEELNDKMSDLVHFLLLKYRMKEPTTQEEMLNIVIRDYQDFFPEIFEKASDCMHMIFGLDVKEVDPASHCYALVTALGLTYSEELNDTQRFPKVGLLIITLGVIHLQGDRAREEVLWEALGIMGVHAGSEHYIYGEPRKLITQDWVQEGYLEYRQVPNSDPACYEFLWGPRAHAETTKTKVLEYVARFNRTDPRSFALLYEETLRDEVERE, encoded by the exons ATGAGGAAG GGGCTGAGTGTGGTTACAACTTTGGTCTGTGGGTTGCAGCTCCAGGTCGGCACAGGAAAGAGTCCAGGCCTGCTAGGCATCATCAAG GGGATCCAGGAACCCACTGTGAGACCTTGGTCTGAGGCGGTGTCCTCAGGTCACAGAGCAGAGGAGGCCCAGGCCGTGCCAGGAGTCAAG GTCTGTGGGTCCCCATCACCCAGCTCCTGCCCGCACTCCTGCCTGCTGTCCCTGACCAGAGCCATCATGCCTCCCCGCCGCTCTCAGAGGATTCAGCGCCTTCAGGCCCAAACAGAGGCACAGGGCCTGGTGGGTACCCAGGCTCCCGGGGGTCAGGAGGAGGGGGCGGCTGCCTCCTCCTCTACTGTCACCCCGGGCACCCTGGAAGAGGTTGCTGCTGCAACACTGAGTCCTCAGGGAGCCTGCTCCTCTCCCACTGGCCTGGCCTCCAATCCAGAGCACCACTCCAATGAAGGCTCCATCACCGGAGAACAGGAGGGGCTGAGCACCTCCCAGCACCCGGCAGTCCCGGCGTCCCTGCCGCAAGAGGAGCTAAATGACAAGATGTCTGATTTGGTTCATTTCCTGCTCCTCAAGTATCGAATGAAGGAGCCGACCACCCAGGAAGAAATGCTGAATATTGTCATCAGAGATTACCAAGATTTCTTCCCTGAGATCTTCGAGAAAGCCTCCGATTGCATGCATATGATCTTTGGCCTCGATGTGAAGGAAGTGGATCCTGCCAGCCACTGCTATGCCCTTGTCACCGCCCTGGGCCTCACCTACAGTGAGGAGCTGAATGATACCCAGCGCTTTCCCAAGGTCGGCCTGCTGATAATCACCTTGGGTGTCATTCACTTGCAGGGCGACCGTGCCCGGGAGGAGGTCCTCTGGGAAGCACTGGGTATCATGGGGGTGCATGCTGGGAGTGAGCATTACATCTACGGGGAGCCCCGGAAGCTCATCACCCAGGATTGGGTGCAGGAAGGGTACCTGGAGTACCGGCAGGTGCCCAACAGCGATCCTGCATGTTATGAGTTCCTGTGGGGTCCCAGGGCCCACGCTGAAACCACCAAGACGAAAGTCCTGGAGTATGTGGCCAGGTTCAATCGTACAGACCCCAGATCCTTTGCACTCCTGTATGAAGAGACTTTGAGAGATGAGGTAGAGAGGGAGTGA